The Banduia mediterranea genomic interval GCACCCTGTATCGATCGATCAACAAAGTGCTGAGCCTGCCGCTACAGACACGCCTCTACATGTGCCACGACTATCTGCCGAATGGCCGCGAGCTGAAGTACATGACCACGGTGGCCGAGCAGCGCCGCGACAACATCCACGTTCGCGATGGCATCAGCGAGGAAGCCTTCGTAAGCATGCGCCAGACGCGCGATGCGAGCCTGGAGATGCCGACGCTGATTCTGCCGTCGGTGCAGGTCAACATGCGCGCCGGCCACTTGCCGGAGCCCGAGAACAACGGCGTCCGCTACTTGAAGATTCCGCTCAATGCACTCTGAACGCAGCACGCGTTCGGCACGAACCAAGCAGGAGAAGCGCCCATGCAGCCTCGCAGTCTGACGCCCGAATTGTCGGTCGCCCCGCAGATCGGCATCGCCGACGTCGCCACGCTCGCAGCGCAGGGATTTCGCAGCATCATCTGCAACCGACCGGACGGCGAAGCGGTCGATCAGCCCGCGCATGAGGAGATCGCTCGCGCCGCACAGGCTGTCGGCTTGAGCCTGCACTATCTGCCGATCGAGTCCGGCAGGGTTGACGACGCCACGGCGCGACAGTTCGGAGCGCTGATGGATGAGCTGCCGAAACCGGCTTTCGCCTACTGCCGTACCGGCATGCGTTCGGCGACCCTGTGGGCGCTGTCGCAGGCCGACAGGCGGCCCCTGCCAGAGATTCTCGAACGGGCCAGGCAGGCCCAGTACGACCTGTCGGCGGTGGTGCGCCGCATCGCCAACGGCGGCCGTGCTCCGCTCGACCGGATCGACTTCCATCATCAGGTCGTCATCGTCGGCGGCGGCGCCGCAGGCATCGCGGCCGCGTCGAGCCTGCTTCGTCGCGACCCCAAACTCGACGTCGCGATCGTCGATCCAGCCGAAGTCCACTACTACCAGCCCGGCTGGACTCTGGTCGGTGCCGGCGTGTTCGACGCCAAGTTCACGGCTCGTACCATGGCTTCGCTGATTCCGCGAGGCGCGCACTGGATCAAGGCGGCGGTCGCCGCCTTCGAACCGCAGGCCAATGCCGTGATCCTCGACGGTTGTCGTGTGATCAGTTACGAGCAATTGATCGTTTGCCCAGGGCTCAAACTCGACTGGACCGGCATCGATGGTCTGGCGGAAACCCTGGGGCGCAACGGCGTAACCTCGAACTACCGCTACGATCTCGCTCCATACACTTGGGAACTGGTCCAGCGCTTGCGCAGCGGGCGTGCCCTGTTCACCCAGCCGCCGATGCCGATCAAGTGCGCCGGCGCACCGCAAAAGGCGATGTACCTGTCCTGCGACCACTGGCAGCGCCAGGGCCGGCTGGCGCAGATCGAAACGCGCTTCTGCAACGCAGGCGCCGTGCTGTTCGGTGTCGCCGACTACGTGCCGGCCCTGATGGAATACGTGAAGAAATACGGCATCGATCTCGATTTCGGACAGACGCTGGTGGCGGTCGACGGCCCCGGACGACGCGCCAGCTTTGCCCGCACACGCACTGACGGCAGCCGCGAAATCATCGAGCAGGACTTTGACATGCTGCACGTGGTACCCCCTCAGACCGCGCCCGATTTCATCCGTGTCAGCCCGCTGGCCGATGCCTCCGGCTGGATCGATGTCGATCCGGGCACGCTGCAACATCGTCAGTACGTCAATGTGCATGGCCTCGGCGATGCCGCCAATACCAGCAACGCCAAGACGGCGGCGGCGGCACGCAAACAGGCGCCGGTGGTGGCCCACAATGTCATCGTCGCCTTGCGCGGTCACGGCAAAATCGCACGCTATGACGGCTATGGCTCCTGCCCGCTGACGGTCGAACGCGGCAAGATCGTGCTGGCCGAGTTCACCTACGGCGGCAAGCTGGCGCCGAGCTTTCCGACCTGGCTGCTCGACGGGCGCAAGCCGACCCGCGCCGCTTGGTGGCTGAAGGAACGTATCCTGCCGCCCTTGTATTGGCAGGGCATGCTGAAAGGTCGCGAATGGATGGCTCAACCGGAGTTCAGCGCGTGAACGCAACACCATGAGCGAGCCTGTGCTGCTCGGCGCCGGGCTCGGCGCCATCGTCGGCGCGATCCTGGCTCTGACCGGCGCCGGTGGCGGCATCCTCGCCATACCGCTGCTTGTATTCGGCCTCGGCCTGTCGATGACGCAGGCGGCGCCGGTCGGTCTGCTGGCGGTGGGGCTGGCGGCCGCCCTCGGCGCGGTGCTCGGCTTGCGCGAGGGCGTGGTCCGCTATCGTGCCGCGGGCTTCGTCGCCGGCATCGGCGTGCTGCTGGCGCCGCTCGGCCTGTGGCTTGCACACCGGGTGCCGAACGCGCCCTTGTCATTGGCATTCGCGGCCGTGCTGGTCTATGCCATGCAGCGCATGTTCCGTCAGGCGCGTCGCGAACTGCGCCACGGCGTGCCGCCGTTACGCACCGAAGTGCTGCCCTGCGTGATCAATCCGCAACGCGGCCGTCTGCGCTGGACGCTGCCGTGCGCGCGGGCACTGGCCTTGACCGGCATGCTCGCCGGCCTGTTGTCGGGGCTGCTCGGCGTGGGTGGCGGCTTCGTCATCGTGCCCGCCCTGACGCGCTACACCGATCTCGACATGAAGAGCATTGTCGCCACCTCGCTGGCGGTGATCGCCCTGGTCTCGGCCGGCAGTGTCGCCGCGGCAACGCTCACCGGCGCGATGTCCTGGACGCTGGCGGCGCCGTTTGCCGGCGGCGCGGTGCTGGGCCTGCTGCTCGGCCGGCAGTTTGCCGAGCGCCTGGCAGGGCCGCGCCTGCAGCAGGTGTTTGCGCTGGTCGGTTTGTTTGCGGCCGCGATGCTGGTGTTGCGCGCGCTGGGGCTGCCGCGCTGAGGGCGTGGTCGCGCTGCCGATAGTCTGGCAGCGCGACCGGGTCAGGAAAGCTACTTGTCGTCGCTGTCCTGCCTGGCCTTCTTGAAGGCCTGAGCGCGTTCGATGTATTCGAAACGACGCAATACCTTGGAGTGCGGATCGATCGTCACCACGCCATCGGCCGGCGCGTGCACGCGGCCCGTGCCGTCCCGCATCGGCAGGCGCTCGGTCTCGCTACCCACCTGTACTTCGACCGGCATCGGGAACGGCTTGTCCGACGGCACTTTCCAGCGCAGCAGCAGATCATCACCGTCTCGCTCGGTCAGCAGTTCGGGCAAGTCCGCCTCACGGATATAGACGTCAAAGAACCAGCGATAGTCCGCTCCGGTGGCGGCGGCCACGGCATTCACGAAGTCCCCGGTGCTGGCGTAGCGCGACTCGAAGTTGCCGGGCTCCGGATCCGGACGACCGTAGACCAGCCGGCGAGTCGCGTCGAAGAACGCCGCGTCGCCGATCAGCTCGCGCAGGCTGTGCAGCACCAATGAGCCCTTGACGTAGATCACCGCCCGGGCCACGCTCCTCGTTGTAGACGTCTTCCTCGTGTTGCGGCGTTCCGGAGACCACCGGCGCCCGGTTAATGATGCCGAAGCGCTGCCGATGCAGCGCTGCGTAGTACGACGCCATGTCCCCATAGAGATATTGCGCGTAGAGCGGCTGCATGTAAGAACCGAAGCCTTCGTGCAGCCACATGTCGTCCCAATCCGCGTTGGTCAGCTGATTGCCGAACCATTCGTGCGCGAACTCATGCTGCAACAGATCATCGTAGCCGTTGGCATCCTTCACATAGTGATTGCCATAGGCATTGATCGTCTGATGCTCCATGCCCTTGTACGGCGTCTCCACCACACCGATCTTTTCGTCGGCGAACGGATACGGCCCGATGCGCTGCTCGAAGAAATCGACCATGCGCGGGAATTCGGCGAACAATTCGGCGGCCTCGTCCTCGTGTCCCGGCAGATACCAGAAGTACATCGGAATGCTGTTGCCGTAGCGGCTCG includes:
- a CDS encoding TIGR01244 family sulfur transferase; this translates as MQPRSLTPELSVAPQIGIADVATLAAQGFRSIICNRPDGEAVDQPAHEEIARAAQAVGLSLHYLPIESGRVDDATARQFGALMDELPKPAFAYCRTGMRSATLWALSQADRRPLPEILERARQAQYDLSAVVRRIANGGRAPLDRIDFHHQVVIVGGGAAGIAAASSLLRRDPKLDVAIVDPAEVHYYQPGWTLVGAGVFDAKFTARTMASLIPRGAHWIKAAVAAFEPQANAVILDGCRVISYEQLIVCPGLKLDWTGIDGLAETLGRNGVTSNYRYDLAPYTWELVQRLRSGRALFTQPPMPIKCAGAPQKAMYLSCDHWQRQGRLAQIETRFCNAGAVLFGVADYVPALMEYVKKYGIDLDFGQTLVAVDGPGRRASFARTRTDGSREIIEQDFDMLHVVPPQTAPDFIRVSPLADASGWIDVDPGTLQHRQYVNVHGLGDAANTSNAKTAAAARKQAPVVAHNVIVALRGHGKIARYDGYGSCPLTVERGKIVLAEFTYGGKLAPSFPTWLLDGRKPTRAAWWLKERILPPLYWQGMLKGREWMAQPEFSA
- a CDS encoding sulfite exporter TauE/SafE family protein, whose product is MSEPVLLGAGLGAIVGAILALTGAGGGILAIPLLVFGLGLSMTQAAPVGLLAVGLAAALGAVLGLREGVVRYRAAGFVAGIGVLLAPLGLWLAHRVPNAPLSLAFAAVLVYAMQRMFRQARRELRHGVPPLRTEVLPCVINPQRGRLRWTLPCARALALTGMLAGLLSGLLGVGGGFVIVPALTRYTDLDMKSIVATSLAVIALVSAGSVAAATLTGAMSWTLAAPFAGGAVLGLLLGRQFAERLAGPRLQQVFALVGLFAAAMLVLRALGLPR
- a CDS encoding M1 family metallopeptidase; its protein translation is MSLRVDPEHETIDGKAKLVVQAREPLQSVSLDLDRNFKIHSVAVDGTMLPANVWSNPDGRLRISLPQTAAAGTQIEVTVEYGGKPHVAKRAPWDGGFVWARTEDGQPWIGTAVEGEGCDLFWPCIDHPTAEPQTVDLRISVPMPLVAPSNGVLLGVEEADGWRTYHWRTHNPNTYAIALNIAPYKVLEGDYASRYGNSIPMYFWYLPGHEDEAAELFAEFPRMVDFFEQRIGPYPFADEKIGVVETPYKGMEHQTINAYGNHYVKDANGYDDLLQHEFAHEWFGNQLTNADWDDMWLHEGFGSYMQPLYAQYLYGDMASYYAALHRQRFGIINRAPVVSGTPQHEEDVYNEERGPGGDLRQGLIGAAQPARADRRRGVLRRDSPAGLRSSGSGARQLRVALRQHRGLRECRGRRHRSGLSLVL